A part of Roseimicrobium gellanilyticum genomic DNA contains:
- a CDS encoding DUF4112 domain-containing protein has protein sequence MPASKPPPRDVDIDAVLPPDGKGKAPSGRDAENSSEAARIIAHWMDEFIRIPGTNVRIGLDPIIGLFPGVGDFLASSIGVVTLAEGVRQRVPVSALIRMGTNILINDAVGTIPGVGDVFSAWFKSNSRNLKLINQWKGGDKAAVRRGSRIFMVVFISVWLGLLVLWAMVWITFATMIWQLGSKLFGG, from the coding sequence ATGCCCGCCTCCAAGCCTCCACCCCGCGATGTCGATATCGACGCCGTCCTGCCACCCGATGGCAAAGGGAAGGCTCCGTCTGGAAGGGACGCTGAGAACTCCTCAGAGGCTGCGCGCATCATTGCGCACTGGATGGATGAGTTCATCCGCATCCCGGGAACCAATGTGCGCATCGGGCTCGACCCCATCATTGGGTTGTTTCCAGGTGTCGGTGATTTCCTGGCGTCGAGCATTGGAGTGGTGACCCTTGCTGAGGGGGTGCGTCAGCGCGTCCCGGTGTCCGCGCTCATACGCATGGGCACGAATATCTTGATCAACGATGCGGTGGGCACCATTCCCGGTGTGGGTGACGTGTTCTCCGCGTGGTTCAAATCGAACTCCCGCAACCTCAAGCTCATCAATCAGTGGAAAGGCGGCGACAAGGCCGCAGTGCGTCGTGGCAGCCGCATCTTTATGGTGGTGTTCATCTCCGTGTGGCTGGGCTTGCTGGTACTGTGGGCCATGGTGTGGATCACCTTCGCGACCATGATCTGGCAGCTCGGCAGCAAATTGTTTGGAGGCTGA
- a CDS encoding helix-turn-helix transcriptional regulator — translation MQRVSHLDLETVKQCSHDLLEASSHEDLRDRLIFGWLPKLIDSEFVACNEFSQGRVLKITSTVNNAEINKYAEPFGALIHQHPCFKLQSELGIAAPLKISDFITRRELHDLGLYQEVYKYLGIERQMALSVHPAPGELVSMVLSSSTRDYTERDRVVLSLLQPAIQRAFAAVRQRKLLASLSSREAEVLSWVAEAKTNKEIALILGISARTVQKHLEAIFAKLGVETRTAAALWAQQLDRSSRLR, via the coding sequence ATGCAACGAGTCTCACACCTCGACTTGGAAACCGTGAAGCAATGCAGTCATGATCTGCTGGAAGCTTCCAGTCATGAAGACCTGCGTGATCGCCTGATTTTTGGCTGGCTGCCGAAACTCATCGACTCAGAGTTTGTCGCCTGCAATGAGTTCTCCCAAGGTCGTGTGCTGAAGATCACCTCCACGGTGAACAATGCAGAGATCAACAAATATGCGGAGCCCTTTGGTGCGCTCATTCATCAGCATCCCTGCTTCAAGTTGCAGTCGGAACTTGGCATCGCGGCACCACTAAAGATCAGTGACTTCATCACGAGGCGCGAACTTCATGACCTTGGGTTGTATCAAGAGGTATACAAGTATCTCGGCATCGAGCGGCAAATGGCGCTCTCGGTGCATCCTGCGCCGGGTGAGCTCGTGAGCATGGTGCTCTCCAGTTCCACGCGGGATTACACAGAGCGTGACCGTGTGGTGTTGTCGCTGCTACAGCCCGCCATCCAGCGTGCATTCGCCGCGGTGCGTCAGCGCAAGCTGCTGGCTTCGCTATCGTCACGCGAGGCGGAGGTGCTCTCGTGGGTTGCAGAGGCCAAGACGAACAAGGAGATCGCGCTCATCCTCGGCATCAGTGCACGCACGGTGCAGAAGCACTTGGAGGCTATCTTTGCCAAGCTCGGAGTGGAGACGCGAACCGCAGCGGCATTGTGGGCGCAGCAGCTCGACAGGTCATCAAGACTCCGGTAA